A single Ziziphus jujuba cultivar Dongzao chromosome 11, ASM3175591v1 DNA region contains:
- the LOC107431984 gene encoding thaumatin-like protein 1b, producing MNAIKDIHKNAQVLFALTLAFLFAGAHAATVTFTNKCTYTVWPGTLTGDQKPQLSTTGFELTTGANRAVDLPSPWSGRFWARTGCSSSSGKFTCATADCGSGQVTCNGNGAAPPATLVEITVAPNGGQDYYDVSLVDGFNLPMSVATKGGTGECKQSSCPVDVNAKCPAELQQKGADGKVIGCKSACVAFGDAKYCCKPPNDKPETCPPTNYSKIFEDLCPQAYSYAYDDKNSTFTCSGSPNYEITFCPA from the exons ATGAATG CAATCAAAGACATCCACAAGAATGCCCAAGTGCTTTTTGCTCTCACCTTGGCCTTCCTATTTGCTG GAGCTCATGCAGCTACAGTCACCTTCACAAACAAATGCACCTACACCGTTTGGCCAGGAACCCTTACCGGCGACCAAAAACCCCAATTATCAACCACCGGATTCGAGTTGACAACCGGAGCCAACAGGGCAGTGGACCTCCCATCGCCATGGAGTGGCCGATTCTGGGCCCGAACCGGATGCTCTTCCTCCTCCGGGAAGTTCACATGTGCCACCGCAGACTGTGGTTCTGGTCAAGTTACGTGCAACGGTAACGGTGCAGCCCCACCAGCAACTCTCGTAGAAATCACTGTCGCTCCGAACGGCGGACAAGATTACTACGACGTGAGCTTGGTCGACGGCTTCAACTTGCCAATGTCGGTAGCCACCAAGGGTGGAACCGGTGAGTGCAAGCAGTCGTCGTGCCCTGTGGATGTGAATGCCAAATGCCCTGCCGAGCTGCAACAGAAAGGAGCTGATGGAAAAGTGATCGGTTGCAAAAGTGCATGTGTGGCGTTCGGTGATGCAAAGTATTGTTGCAAGCCTCCTAATGACAAACCGGAAACTTGTCCACCTACAAACTACTCCAAGATCTTCGAGGACCTTTGCCCTCAAGCTTATAGCTATGCTTATGATGATAAAAATAGCACATTTACCTGCTCTGGTAGCCCTAACTACGAGATCACTTTCTGTCCTGCTTAG